The sequence CGATGTATGTCTTGGATACTTCTGCCGTGCTGGTGTACCAAGCGGAGGGGAAGACGTAGTGAATTCCTTCAACGGTAGACACAACGTTGATCACCCACATGTATAACAGGAAGATTGCCTGTCCGCGTGTTGGGACTGCGCCTAACCCCCATACCGGCTGATCATGCTTCCTTCCAAACAACGGCGGGTCAATGACGAAGGCGTTGAACTTGGTCAGCCATCTTTCTGGCCAGGGGAGGAAGCGAAGCATAGATACACCAATGGGGATGATGGCTCCCgacacaaacaccaccattgcGTACCAAGAGCCCCTTCTTTCGGTCTTGGCGTACGCCTGCATGGTGTAGTAGTATGAGTTATACACATCGTCGGGCATCACGGCCGTGTAGTTGAGTATAGTCGTTGCATTGAGTGGCTGCGAAGGAACAGGCTTTATGCTCGCAATAAGCGTCGAGTAGCTCTGGTAATCTGGTGCGAGGGCCGACTTGTTCGTGCCCGGAAACTGCTTCACATAAAAGGACTCAAGCTCCTGGCGTGGCAGgctgctgcatcttgtcTCGAGACAGTGTGCCGCTGTTTTCATAAAGTACTCGTTTCGTGATTGGCATTGCCGAGTTGGTTCAGCGGTGACTTTCCAGCCTTTGCCGGAGGGATATACCGGTTCGTCTGTGCCTTCGTCTCTTTTCTGCCACCTCTTCTCGAAGGACGTGTTGGCGAGGTCTTCGTCCGTGCAGTTCATGGGTGAAGTGATGGCGAAGAGACATGGCCACGCGCAAAAGGGTTCGTAAAGTGTTATGCCATAGCCGATGAAGCCTTTGGCGCCGTCATTTGTGTTGGTGACACCGAATGATGTTGCTCTGGATATGAAGGTCAAGACGACTAGCCATGATAGTTGGACCATGTTGGCAACGCCTCAAAGTGTTATGGAGGTGACACACGCCAGCCTTTTGGCTTTGTGAGTGACCAATACGGCTGACCGGTAGTGTAAGCTTGGCGCAGTAGATGCCAAGAAACTGGATCTAAGTAGATCTCTGCCAAGAGCAGTAGAACGGCAGCCAAGAAATGGGGAGAAACACCACAACGTTGCAATATGCACCAAATCTACACTTTGAGACAATATATGCAAATGATATTTGGCAGAGGGATTAAGGACCCTTTTTCTACATGGAATATCCCCTCGTGCTTCCCGAACCTCTTCCAATGCTACGTTGTACCTACTTTCCACACGACTATCCCCTTCTTGCACAAGTCCAGCCGTTGTTCGCATCATTCCGGGATCAACATCAAGCCATTCGGTCTGAACTGGACCATTAGGAGGCAAGAAATCGTTGTCGAAAGAGGGGAAGCCCAGGATCCGGCACGTCGGTCGAGTGTCTTGAAGACTTTGTGCCCCCGAGGCCCCTGGTAATGGGAAGATTCAGATGCCGCAGACTCCCGAATCCAAAGGGCTGATGGGGGCCATTGGTGTCTGGATTAGCTAGCGGCTCCACATGGTGTTTTCAGGAACTTGGAAGCGAAGGTTGAAGTTGCGACGGTGAGGGTTTAGAGGGTAGGAGAGGGTGCGTGCCCGCATCACAAGGCTGGGACGCaagcttatatataagctGCTTTATAAACTTGCTTACCTATGACTAGGAGTTGCTGGAAAGGCTGTGTTTGTTGGATATGAGTGAAGGGATTAATCACTGGAGTGGCATGTTAAAACTCTCATCTTCACATCGAACTATGACACAGGGATGAAGCAACTCTTCTCTGGCTATTGTGCATAACAGCCCATGTGACACAAATGACTCTACATTTCGTCCAATCGCAGTCTAGCCCTAAAACTCCGTTTCACCGGCCCAATACTACAGCCGCAGTTGAAAAAGTGCCTGCCGGCCGGCTGTTGAGTTGGAGTTGCCCGAAGTAGAAGTAGTGGAGATCAGATTGATAAGATGATCAGATAAAAATTTGCACTCAAATGATCCGCTCATCTGCCCACCAGCAAGCATCCATCACTCACTTGGCCGCCGTCGCTAGCGGCAAACTAGCGAGTACGGAATACGGCACTGTCGATCGCAAGCCTCTTTTCCAATTTTTCCCTTTCTCACGAGTCCAGTTCCCTGTGCCGGGTTCGCTTGTCGGCGAAGATGCGGAGCTGCAGTACTCCGAAgagctggtctggtcttgttcgAGAGTCGAGACCGTGGGTGCAAGAACACATGCAGGCCCTCGAATCGAGTGTAGCTACATTGCTGCCTTGACTATCAAATTCCGGACCACGAGTTGCCCAGATTTACATACGCATTGTTGTCAGAGCTTTGTGATGTGGCTTGAACGACGATGAACCGCGCCATGCGCCtggcaaacacaaacacGACACGCCGCCTGTTGGTCCGCCATGCTAGATTTATCATTTCGAAGACAATGCTGACTGCACTGTATTAATACAATGTAGGAATGTGCTCACAAAGCCGGAAAAGAACCTAGCACCCAACAGGACCAACACTATACAGTACTATACAGGACTTTGTGGCTGTTTTTCCAGCCGCACTATTGCCTAGTATTGTGCATCTGTTCTATTGTGCTTGCAAACCACGATGCTATTCAGCCGCCACACACGAGGCGTAGGCGTCACCATGGCTTTCCCTTTCCAATTAAGAAACTCATTAAGAAATTAAGCATTCGCTTGGACTCCATGGTGGTCATTGTGCGCGATTAATGGCGTTCATCTGAATAAGTTTGCTATGGGTCGGGCGGACTGTCGGACAGAGTGACGGATTCACGAGCGGCTTGTGACCATGACTTTTAGATGGAGAAGGAGTGAATCTAGATGGCGACCTGTGAAGATGTAAGTGATGATTAAAATAGCCGAGAGTCCCTTTTCCGGTGGAAATGTTTCTGATTTGTAACATCAAGTTTTCCCGATTTGCATCCGCACTCAAATAGCCATGGTCGGCTAGCTCTTGGCAACAGTCTACACACACCGATATTCGACAAAACTTGCAAAACATGGACAAAATCGTCCCTTTCAACAGATTCCCGAATTTTCCTCCCAAGGCCTTCAAGGGCAAGGTGTTACGTCCCGGTGACGCAGGATACGATGAGGCCCGCAAGATACCCAACACCCGATACGGAAGTGAGCCAGCTCTCATAGCGCGGTGCTATGATGCCGACGATATTGTCATGGCGGTCAAGTACTGCAATGCTCATAACGAACCAATTGCTATACGTAGTGGTGGGCATTCTATCGACGGCCACGCCATGCCCCAAGACGCTTTTGTCATCGACACAACTCTGATGAAGCGCATCCACGTTGACCCTTCCACGGGCATCACCACTATCGAATCTGGCGTTCTTCTCGGTGAAATGGACGCAGCGACTCAGAAACACGGCTATGCTGTCCCATTGGGCACGGTTTCATCAACAGGTGCCGCTGGCTTAACACTAGGAGGCGGGATCGGATATCTCACGAGACGATTCGGCATGACGGTCGACAGCTTACTTTCCGTGGACGTGGTAACAGTTGCAGGCGCGAAGCTCACAGCGTCAGAAACCGAAAACTCAGAGCTATTCTGGGGTCTCCGAGGCGCTGGACACAAtctcgccattgccaccTCCTTCACATACCAGGCGCACAAGGTCGGACCCCAAGTCACCAGCGGCCTGATCATCTACTCCATCGACAACGCGGTGCCTATCCTATCGCAGATGGACAAGATCATGCGAAAAGCACCGCGGGAACTCTCCATATATCCGGTGATTCTACCAGCACCACCTCTCCCCGGCCTTCCAGAACAAATGATCGGCGTCCCCATCCTGGTGTTAATCATTGTGTACAGCGGTGAGGCAGCCAAGTACGAGGAGGCCATGTTCGCGGTCCGTGAGCTGGGTCAACCACTAGCCGACATGGTCCGGCCAACGTCATGGGTCGAAGCGAACTCGATATTAGACGTGCTCGCTCCGCCTGGTCGTCGACAACATTCCCGTGGCGGCTATCTCGCAGCCCTCACGCCCGAGGTAGCTGCCAAGGCAGTCGCGAAAGCAATGTgtcctccaacaccaaccagtCCTGGTCCCAGCGTTGCCATTGCGTTTCCCTGTCTTGGAGGCGCGAATCTGGACTTTGCAGAAGACTCAACCGCGTATTCGCGCACAGGGGCCCATTGGATGTGGGAAGTGCTGGGGATGTGGGATACGCCGGAGAAGGATGCCGAGTTTGACGGCTGGGTCGACAGCGTGATGGACGCCATGACGCCTCACTCGCTGAGGAATGCGTACGTCAACTTGTCTGTTGATCGGGGGCCGGAGTGGCTGCGCAATGTCTACGGgtcgaggaagaagtggcGGCGTGTTTGTGCGTTGAAGCATCAGTATGATCCGCATAACCGCCTTCGATATAACAAGAACATTACGAGGGCGCAGAAGGTGCTGGGCAGGTCGTCGTTTTGCACGTGGATCTAGCTGGGTTTCAGGTTTCTCTATTTGGGTAGGTTTTCGTGTCTGCATTCAGTAGTGTACGTTTGTTTCGATGAACATGGCGGATAAAGGTAATGCATTGTGACTTGATGTTGGTATGGCAGGAAATGGAAGCGTGCAGATTCTTCTAACTAGGGAATATTACAATATAATTTGTGACACTGGCTTCATTGATACCCTAAACTTGGCTTCTGCCTTACGAGAGAAGATGACTACTGCTGCATATGATGAACGTCCTGCTTTGAGACTCTGCCAGTATAGTATCTGCCCACTTACACAGTCATCCACGAAAACTTAAACCCTGTGGACACGTAACGATGCCTTCAACTTCACGACAACACTGAATTCACATAATGACTCTAAGTTAAATACCGCATATGACTTCAGAACTCATACATTCGCCAGCAGCTTCGGACCACTCTGCGTCCATCGCAACGCAAACCAAATCCCGGCAGTAACCAACATGGACAAGCCACAAAACAACTGAACCCCAAGATAGTCCCCTGCACTCCCCTTCAAGATCGCACCTACAATTGGAGCTCCGCACAGGGACGCAAACGCATTCAACACCGAAGACATGCCCATCCGCGTCCCAAGCAGACCAATATCCTGCATCAGACTCGCCAGCACGACCGTCGGCATGGCAATAATCCCCCCTGATGAGAAGCCATATGCCACCGCAAAGGCAACGTTCCCAGCCGCACTACGCACCGCAATCCAGCACATGGTGATGACGCCAGCGGAAGCACACGAGAAGAACATGATGTTAATAGCGCCAATCTTGGGCGCAAAATACGGCGGGACAATTCTGCCAGCTATGGACGCCGCGTTCAAAATAGCAACCAGATACAGCGCCAGCGTCCCGTCAGATAACCCGTGCGTCAAGGCATACGACTGTAGATAAAACACGGGACCAAAGAAGGCAATATACCCAAAGAACATTGCCACACAGTATATCTGATATGTGCGCTCCCTAAACGCAGGCAGCTCCAGCAGGGATCGCCTCTCGCTCGGTTTCCCCAACGGTCGTATAACCACCAGTGAAAAAGTGCATGTCGCAAGGGCGATAAACCCAAGCACACGGTTCGTCCAGGGGAAGCCGATCCTCGGCTCAAGCTGCTGGAATATAATCGGATACAGCGTCCCGCCTAGACTGCTTCCCGATGTGACGATGCCCGTGGCCACGGCTCTCCTGCGTAGAAAGTACCGCGGCACAACTGCTACTGCTGGGATGAAGAGACATCCTGCGCCTACACCGACGAATATGGACTGCGCGAGAATCACCTGCCAGTAGGCTCTGCATAGACTGGTGAGCATGAAGctgaggacgatgaggacggTGCCGACGGCGACGAGGGACCGGAAGAAGCCCATGTCGTAGAGGGGTCCGGATATGACGCCCACGATGAGCAGGAGGAAGGGTTGGATTGAGCCGATCCATGATATCGAGCTGGGGGAGTGGTTGTGCAGGAGGTTAGTTTCGTAGTATGTTTGGTAGACGCCGAATGTGTTAATGATGCCCCTGCTTTAGTTAGCTTTGTTAGGTAAAGGATTGGCGGTGCGACGTACCATGAGTtaaagaggaggaagaatgaGCTGGCTACTTGGAGCCAGGCGAGTAAACCGCCATCTGGACATTCGATTTCTTTGGGGGTTATGTCTTCGGATTGCTGTGACGATTGGTCGGCTTCCGCATGACTGGGGAGTTTGGTAACTGTCATTGTTACTGGATGGGATTGATAAGTCACGACGAAAAGGTGAAGACAAATACAACTACTTATTTTTGTCGCATTTAACTATGTTGATTTGTAATGGTGGATTGTAAAACTCGGCTTAGCTGACGACGGAACCGTGTAGATTGGTACGGGATGATGGGTAGTTGAAGCTGACATGGTACCATGGTTACTGTTCACACAGATTGCAGTTGGTATGATTTCTAGGCTAATAGCAGTTTACATCTTGATTCGTTTAGATCTTCTACTCAAACTACAACGCTTCTTGTAAGTCTGGAAGTCGTCATAACTTCATTGCCACAGGCCCAGCTGAATCTACCCAATCTTACACAACTAAACAACATAACCAAACACTTTCCCATCCCTCAAACTTAGATACTCTGTCACCGGTTTCCGAAGTCGCACCCCGACCCATAGTGGAGCATCTCCTCCCGGGTTAAAGCGGCACCAATATCACGGCTTCAATTCCGCTCAGCCGCAAGCACACCAAGCAAACACAGTCGATAACCAGCCGGTTGGAGGTGTTGTTCAAACTTGGTACCGAGGCAAGCGCTGTGAGTCCTGGTCGACCTTTTCCATTGAGCGGTAATGAGATCTACGTATGCGGCTTTCAACTTGAATGCATGCATTATCACAAATGTGGCTTGTTTGTCGTCTAATTCACCACATTCGGCAAGTATACACAGACAGACCATGTTGCATTCCAGCTACTGCACTTAACAATACAAGATGTTATTAATCTTTGAAATGCCGGCCCACTAAGTATCCCTATTCGTCCCATATTCCTCCTCAAATCTAGCCTTCTTTCCCAGCCCATCACAGAATTGCCAGCTCAGGCCTAGTATTCCTTTACAGCAACTTCCCAACTATCATCCCCAGAATTAACCCTAATACCCCGCTTATTAACTCTTATTCCATCGTTGACGGGGACGCCCTCGCGGGTGTCATCCCGGGTAGGAAGCGCCGCAACAAGGGCCACGAGTGTTGTGAGTGTGACGAGGACAGACGTCTTCATTGTGATGATTTGAGATTATGGCAAGATTATTTCAGATAGGTGAATATGAATGCAAGATTAAACAAGATGGGCAGAGTATGAAGTGCAATGGATGATAACTCCTTTATAAGGTCATGCCTCAGGATGCGACGTAAACGAGAGTGATGACTGATGCGCAAAAATGACCTATTTGGGCAACGACGATAGCCAGGCTGTAAATACGCAGAGTGAGAACAAGCACTCTGCGAATGGGGATTCTTTGCGACTTCGTATATAACCCGAGACTCGtgcatcaaccaacatgtCTTGCCTTGCCACATGAATGCTGGCTTATATATAGCAATTTGAAGACCCATCGCCTCGCCTTTTCATCGTATACATACGAAACCGAGCACGGCAACTCGGCACACgaaaccatcaccagacCCCAATCGTGTAATCCATAATACTCATTAATGCTATATGTACAACTGCCCATAAACCTACCCAAAACATATACACTCCTAACCTACTTGGTCGGAAACAAATCCGGCCAACTCTTCTGCAAAGACTGCATGACGACACTAAAATCCTGCACATTTGCCTGGGCTACAGCACTCCCACCAGCCTGCCACTTCGCCTCAAAAGCCTTCAACTTTTGCGTCAGCGCATTCTGATCCAAGTTGCCCGACTTGCTAGCCGCCACGAGGGCATCTACGAAAATGCTCCAGCGTCCCTTGTAGTACGGTCCTACGAGGCCACCCCACGCCTTGGCCGCGTAGTCGTTCAGATTCGTGGCGTCGACTTGCCACACTGTGACTTGGCTGCGGGcgttgaaggtgaagaggtcTTCGTTTCCGGTGGCTTTGCCCCAGGAGCTGGCGGCGTCTATCCAGTTTTGCAGCGTAAAATGCCTGTTTGTCAGGAGAGTGAGATCTAGCGTGGACaggaggccgagcagctTGTTGCCTGCAGACTCGACGTTGCAGTTTGGCGTGTTGGAGCGAAGTTCATTGGAGCCGGTGGCGATGCTGCACTTGTAGGCGTTGATGAGGTCGACGTACAAAAAGTCGAATTGGTTGCTTAGCATTTGGCGTGAGACGTCAATGAAATCTAGCTGGAAGGCGGGGACTTTCCAAAGAGACCCTTGCCGCAAAACGGATTCCAGCATGAGTTTCCAGACATCTTTAAGCACTGCAGGATCGTAGTGAACAGCTGTGGGATGAGGGAAGTGGCCGGTTCGGTTGACGATACCGGATAACGCTGGGCGAAGCTGATATGTTGCGACGGCGACTTGGGGGATGTCGGTGCGTGTATTGCTGTAGACGTTTGTGCGGAGTGTTTCCCATGCTTGGTAGAGTTCCGAGGGTATTTTTGAAACACCTGCGTATCGTTTCGTCGTCCATGATTCAAAGTACGCCTTTGTGTCGAGAGGTTTGGCAGCCCAAGCCTGGTCCAGGAGGATGTCGTAGACGATTTCATTACCCTCATAACCCTCTGGTGTTAGACCAAATCCAACGAGGGACTTTGATTGTGCAAGGGCATCAATCGGCGCGGATGTAAGTGTCTGAACCCGACCTTCTAGCGCCATGTTCCCTCCGAAGTCGTGTAGTTGACACCAAATCCATCTCTTTCCAGAATAGCTGTTCGTTCTTTGCCACTGGGGATTCATTTCCGAGTACAAATCAAGAATCAGCATGCCCTGGTTGTCTGTCACACCCCCGAGATACGCATCAATACGAGGCTGTGTCCAAAAGCTGCGgctcgagaagaagagccaTCCCTGGAGCAGCCACACCGCAGCAGGGTTGGCAGCCGTGAGGCCAGCATATGTGTTTTTCGATATTCCCGAGAGGTAGTTGGTTTCGCCTGACGCAGGAGACAATTCGTTGAATTGATCGAGGGTATAAATATTGGTGACGTTTCCAAAGGCGTCGATCTGTTTGGAGATGAACAGCTTCTGCAGCTCCGAATAGGTTTTATCCAACGGGTCGAGGAACAAATCCCGCGTGtacttgtctggtgctgggtAGAACCAGTTTGGGGAAACCGTCAGTTTTGCATTCGGCCGAACCTTTTTGATGCTATCCGGGACAAAGCCGGGGAATGCAGGCAGTACTGGCGTTATGCCGAGCTCAACCATGCGAGCCACGATCTTCTTCTGCAGATCGAACTGCTGCTCGATGAATTCAAGTGGTAAGTCACCCTTTCCGCCCCATGAACGTTGAATATTTCCAAACCGGTTCCATGATTGAAACGCCGGTCCACTGAAGAATGGCAGGATGTCTTCGTTGGAGAGACCCAACTCCTTGAAGCTGTCGAGGAAAATCTTCTCATAGCCCACCCACGCAAGTTGCAGGTTGATACCGCGCAGGGCCGCCCAGTCGATGAATTTCTCCCAGTCTTTCCATTGATACCAAGCAAAGCTATACGAAAAGGTGACTTTGTTTCTGTCAGTAGATGTCTATATTTCGGGTTATGCATGCTGCCTCAACTCACCAGTGTTGAGGTTATATCTCCAAGGCACAACACTTGCTCCAGTCAAAGGCTGCTTGGGCGCAGGCAAACGTTCCGGGACAGTCTTGTAAGTTTCAACAAACCAAAACTCGTCAATCTGCAAAACCTCATTGGCATAGTGTCGCAGGCTGTCATTGGTGGTCAGCAAATACTTGACATGTACAATGTAGGCTCAGCTTGGTGCCCGTGCGGAGCATCAACATGACATCCGGATCAGCACGCTCACATGTCGAGGGAGGGTTACATGATTGACACGGAAAGAGACACAAAAACGTGCAAAAAGGTTTCAAAATCTGACTTACCCTCTCGCCAACGCATTCAGTGTCGTACCCTCGACGCGAATCTTTCCATGCGCAGATGAAACCGTGTAGTTGTCATTGACGGGCGGGTTCCAGCGCGACCAATTGTCGTAATGCGCCGTGAGAACAAACTCAAACGCGCTTCCTTGGCCATTGAACAGACGATCTGCCAGTCCAGAAAGACCGCTTGTCGCTGTTGCTAAGGCATTTGTGGTTGGTAAAGATAGCACTGCGGTGAGTGCAAGACGGCGTAAACAAACCATCTTGATGCCTCTTTTTCTAGGTGtgcgatgttgatgcagatgcagaatGCAAAGCTAAGATATCTACAAAAAACAAAGTAGACACGGAATCTAAAAGGAGGATCATGGGATATGCGATGCGATGGCTTGGAAAATGACCATGTCTCGCAATGCTTGGTCTGCTCCTCCACGCGTCGTCGATAAGAAGGGCAAGAGGTTGCGCAGATCGGAATCACAGGATTATATGTATCTCTCACAAAAATCCAAGATGAATCTGATCCCACGATTGAACGGTATACTGCCTATGCAAGCCCCAAAAACCCTAATCTTTGCGCCCGTCCTCCTGATGTAGAATTCGACAAGACCAGGATGCTACGTTACGGGAATCGCGACACGTGAGGCGAGATGGAGGTTGACGAGCAAAGAGGGGGAAACAAGGGGCTCTGGTGGAATGTGGAATGTTGGAGGGCGGAGAAACGCGCGAAGATTCGAttcaagaaaagaaagcaatGCCGTGTAGCGTCAAAGCAAGACTATTCAAGGCACAAACGCATAAATGTATTATACGGGAAGGTGTGAAGGTGCATTCGCCCGTGTTTGCCAAAATATCAAAATGTCTCAAGAGTTTCACGAGCCACAGCCAACGCTATCCCAGCATTCAATATTACGATCAACAGAATCAGTGCTCTGCTTGCCAACTTACATCATACAAACGAATGCGTTTTCATGGCGTCAAATCCATCAGAGCCGTCCAACTAAAACATATGTCTCAGAGCCCCAGAAAAGTCATGACATCACATGGATTCAACGCGGTACGAATCGCAAAACCCCACGATCAAACAAGCGGTAACGATGATAAGCCCCTGTAAGTTGAAGCCCTTGCGGagaagaccagaccatgcaGTGTTACCCTGACTGTTGATAGCGATATGGCATCGTGAGGGGAAACATGCGGCATGACCAGGGTTAGTAAGTTGACCAAACTCAcaacctccatgtcctcccaAAAACAGGACATCTGGGATCGATCAGTGGAATTAAACCGGG is a genomic window of Pochonia chlamydosporia 170 chromosome Unknown PCv3seq00010, whole genome shotgun sequence containing:
- a CDS encoding FAD linked oxidase-like protein (similar to Metarhizium acridum CQMa 102 XP_007808613.1), with the protein product MDKIVPFNRFPNFPPKAFKGKVLRPGDAGYDEARKIPNTRYGSEPALIARCYDADDIVMAVKYCNAHNEPIAIRSGGHSIDGHAMPQDAFVIDTTLMKRIHVDPSTGITTIESGVLLGEMDAATQKHGYAVPLGTVSSTGAAGLTLGGGIGYLTRRFGMTVDSLLSVDVVTVAGAKLTASETENSELFWGLRGAGHNLAIATSFTYQAHKVGPQVTSGLIIYSIDNAVPILSQMDKIMRKAPRELSIYPVILPAPPLPGLPEQMIGVPILVLIIVYSGEAAKYEEAMFAVRELGQPLADMVRPTSWVEANSILDVLAPPGRRQHSRGGYLAALTPEVAAKAVAKAMCPPTPTSPGPSVAIAFPCLGGANLDFAEDSTAYSRTGAHWMWEVLGMWDTPEKDAEFDGWVDSVMDAMTPHSLRNAYVNLSVDRGPEWLRNVYGSRKKWRRVCALKHQYDPHNRLRYNKNITRAQKVLGRSSFCTWI
- a CDS encoding monocarboxylate permease (similar to Neosartorya fischeri NRRL 181 XP_001265376.1); translation: MTVTKLPSHAEADQSSQQSEDITPKEIECPDGGLLAWLQVASSFFLLFNSWGIINTFGVYQTYYETNLLHNHSPSSISWIGSIQPFLLLIVGVISGPLYDMGFFRSLVAVGTVLIVLSFMLTSLCRAYWQVILAQSIFVGVGAGCLFIPAVAVVPRYFLRRRAVATGIVTSGSSLGGTLYPIIFQQLEPRIGFPWTNRVLGFIALATCTFSLVVIRPLGKPSERRSLLELPAFRERTYQIYCVAMFFGYIAFFGPVFYLQSYALTHGLSDGTLALYLVAILNAASIAGRIVPPYFAPKIGAINIMFFSCASAGVITMCWIAVRSAAGNVAFAVAYGFSSGGIIAMPTVVLASLMQDIGLLGTRMGMSSVLNAFASLCGAPIVGAILKGSAGDYLGVQLFCGLSMLVTAGIWFALRWTQSGPKLLANV
- a CDS encoding alpha-N-acetylglucosaminidase (similar to Neosartorya fischeri NRRL 181 XP_001260436.1) codes for the protein MVCLRRLALTAVLSLPTTNALATATSGLSGLADRLFNGQGSAFEFVLTAHYDNWSRWNPPVNDNYTVSSAHGKIRVEGTTLNALARGLRHYANEVLQIDEFWFVETYKTVPERLPAPKQPLTGASVVPWRYNLNTVTFSYSFAWYQWKDWEKFIDWAALRGINLQLAWVGYEKIFLDSFKELGLSNEDILPFFSGPAFQSWNRFGNIQRSWGGKGDLPLEFIEQQFDLQKKIVARMVELGITPVLPAFPGFVPDSIKKVRPNAKLTVSPNWFYPAPDKYTRDLFLDPLDKTYSELQKLFISKQIDAFGNVTNIYTLDQFNELSPASGETNYLSGISKNTYAGLTAANPAAVWLLQGWLFFSSRSFWTQPRIDAYLGGVTDNQGMLILDLYSEMNPQWQRTNSYSGKRWIWCQLHDFGGNMALEGRVQTLTSAPIDALAQSKSLVGFGLTPEGYEGNEIVYDILLDQAWAAKPLDTKAYFESWTTKRYAGVSKIPSELYQAWETLRTNVYSNTRTDIPQVAVATYQLRPALSGIVNRTGHFPHPTAVHYDPAVLKDVWKLMLESVLRQGSLWKVPAFQLDFIDVSRQMLSNQFDFLYVDLINAYKCSIATGSNELRSNTPNCNVESAGNKLLGLLSTLDLTLLTNRHFTLQNWIDAASSWGKATGNEDLFTFNARSQVTVWQVDATNLNDYAAKAWGGLVGPYYKGRWSIFVDALVAASKSGNLDQNALTQKLKAFEAKWQAGGSAVAQANVQDFSVVMQSLQKSWPDLFPTK